One Dama dama isolate Ldn47 chromosome 31, ASM3311817v1, whole genome shotgun sequence genomic window carries:
- the LOC133049956 gene encoding keratin-associated protein 6-1-like, whose product MCGYYGNYYGGLGCGSYGYGGLGCGYGSCYGSGFRRLGCGYGCGYGYGARSLCGSGYGYGVRSLCGSGYGYGARSLCGSGYGYGVRSLCGSGYGCGYGSGVGYYY is encoded by the coding sequence ATGTGTGGCTACTACGGAAACTACTATGGCGGCCTGGGCTGTGGAAGCTACGGCTATGGAGGCCTGGGCTGTGGCTATGGCTCCTGCTATGGGTCTGGCTTCCGCAGGCTGGGCTGTGGCTACGGCTGTGGCTACGGCTATGGCGCCCGCTCTCTCTGTGGAAGTGGCTACGGCTATGGCGTCCGCTCTCTCTGTGGAAGTGGCTACGGCTATGGCGCCCGCTCTCTCTGTGGAAGTGGCTACGGCTATGGCGTCCGCTCTCTCTGTGGAAGTGGCTACGGATGCGGCTATGGCTCTGGCGTTGGCTACTACTATTGA